In the genome of Alkalibaculum bacchi, the window TGAATACAAGATCGTTATTATTAGATTTTCCTATGACAAAGGAGAAGATACTTTTATCGCCTAAATCTAAAATTGCACTCAAATATGCCTTACTGCTTATCTCATACTTCATTTCGACAATTGTTTTTGTTGCACTAATAGAATATAATTATATAAAAACAAGAAGGAAGTCGAATATGGATATTATAGTATGTATGAAATTAGTTCCAAACACCGCACACATGACCTTCAATCCTAAAACCATGCGTTTGGAGCGATATGGGATACTGTCTTTAATTAACCCGGCGGACATTGACGCACTAGAATGTGCATTGAATATGAAAAAAGACTATGGTGGCACTGTGACGATTTTGACGATGGGCATCGCAAGCGCATCAGAGTGTGTGGAAAAGGGCATTGCGGCTGGTGCGGACGAGGGCTATCTGATTACGGATTCTGCATTTTCTGGGTCTGATACATATGCCACGGCAATGGTTTTGTCGGCGGCAGTTCGTTGGTTGCAGCAGAAAAATGAGAAACGCTATGACTTGATTTTGTGTGGTAGTGTAACTGTAGACGGGGAAACCGGGCAGACTGGCGCAGAGCTAGCTGAACAGCTTAACTGGGCGCAAATCTCCTGTGCTAGTGATTTGCGTCAAATTGGAGATAAGCTGTGGGCAAAACAAGAAACCGAGGAAGAGACTCTCTGGTTGGAATCCGACCAACCTACTCTGGTCACGATAGAACCTAAATATGGGAAAGGACTGCGCCCGGTGGATATCGAAAAATTGCGCCAATTAGAGAAAGAGGGTGTGCCTAAGCTGACCCTGGAGGAGTTGGAGCCGTGGCTGGACTGCTCCGCTATTGGAGCTCACGGATCACCGACCAAGATTGCAAGATCTTATGTTCCATTTACCGACAGAAAGCAGATTGTGATAAGTTCTGGCAGTGATTCTGAAAAGGCGCAAGCACTATTGGAGCTTCTGAAACAGGAAAATTGTGAGGTGACCTATGAGTAATATCAGCGTATTTATGGAAGTTCACAATGGGCAGTTACGCAATGTAAGTCTTGAATTGCTGACAGCGGGACATCAACTGGCAGCAGATGCTCATGAGGAATTAGTAGCAGTGGTCGTAGGCAATCAGAATGATGCTGTAATCGAACAGTTAGTACAGTATCCCGTAGACCGTGTGGTATCTTTAGAGCATTTTTCCTATGAGAACTATGCAACAGAGTTCTACACAGATGCCCTCTACGCTTACATATGCCAATATCAGCCACAATGCGTTCTCTTTGGTGCGACTTTTTTGGCAAAAGATCTTGCTCCGCGCCTTGCTGCAAGGTGCAAAACTGGCTTAACGGCAGAATGTACCTCCGTCTCCTACGAGCAGGATACCGGGAAAATCCTGTGGTCAAGAGCCGGCTTTGGTGGCAAGATGATGGCGGATATTGTTTGTCCTGACCGCCTGCCCCAAATGGGAACCATTCGAGAGGGTGTATATAAAAAAATCAAAAAAGCAACAGGGCATTCGGCAAAGATTGTTCGTTGGGATATGGCGGAGAAAATTAAGCTGGAGCGAGTACGCCTACTGCAAAAAACCGCAAAAATTCTTTCCAAACAGCAGATTGCCGATGAACCTGAAATCGTAGTTGGTTTGGGCAGGGGTGTGCGAACCCTTGACAGAATAGATATGATGATGGATTTTGCCGATGCGCTGGATGCCGAACTTGGAGCATCCAGAGGCGCATGTGAACTCCGACTTCTACCCGAAAAATTTGTCATCGGACAGAATGGGCGCAACCTCCACCCGAAAATCTATATTGCCTGCGGTATCTCGGGAGCTGCACAGCACATGGCAGGTATCAGCGGTGCGGACTGTATCATTGCTATCAATTCCGATCCCAATGCACCAATTTTCAAAGTTGCTGATTATGGAATTTGCGGAGATTTGCATAGTATTATTCCAGCGTTTTTGAAGTTGATTTGATATTTAGCTTTACGACGACTCACCAAGGACGAGGAAAATTGGGTCACTTATCTATTGCTTTAGAATAATTGATTTTTAATGAGGCTATAAAATGGGAGCCAAAAATATAAAAAGATAAAGCTGCCTCTAACTTGTATGATTAGAGACAGCTTTATATGATGTTTTTCTGATGGTAAAACTATATATCTAACGAGTCTCTCGGTGAACCATTTGAAATATACCTCTTATTTCATACCAAGTACTACATTTGCAGCCTCTGCTACTGCATCTATCGCTCTTCTTACCTTATTTGCATCACCAATTACATGATATGAAATATTGTATTTATCACACAACTCTTTTTCAGAAGTTAAATCATTGCTTCGTGAACCGATTGCAAACACCACACTATCGGCTGGGATCGATGTTTGCTCACCGTTTACTTCAACAGTAATATCTGTATTTATAATTTCAATACATTTTGTATTTATGTGAATATCTACATTTTCAAACTCAGGCATGGTCATTATTCTTCTTGCACTACCAAGACCTGCTCCTACTTCTTCCAACATTTCAATTACAGTAACTTCTCGATTTCTGCTCTTTAGGTATTCAGATACCTCAAGCCCTACTAATCCACCACCAATAACAGCTACTTTACCTTCTGGAAGAATATATCCATTCAGAATATCATCAAACTTATATACGTTATGTCTATTATTTCCTGGGATATTAGGAATAATTGGAGATGCTCCAACTGCAAATATAATTTCATTAGGTTTGATTTCATTTAATAAATCTTCTGTTAATGTTGTATTACAACAAACTTTTACACCCACTCTTTGAATCTGTCTTGCTCTACTTTCAATGGCTGTAATAAACTCTGCCTTACGTGGTGCTTTTCCAGCCATAACAAACTGTCCACCAAGCATATTAGATTTTTCTATTAAGGTTACCTGCGCTCCCCTTTTGTATAATAGCTCTGCAGCTACGATACCTGCAATACCACCACCAACAATCAGCACCTTTTTCTTATCTAAGACTTCTTTCATTTCAAAATCTTTCTCTCGACATACCGCTGGATTCATTAAACATGTAATATGTTCTGGATTCAAAGTTGCTACAATATCATTACATCCTTGATTACAACCTACACATCGAACAATATCATCTACTCTGCCTTTTCTCACTTTATTACAAAAACAAGAATCTGCAAGCTGTGAACGACTCATAACAACCAGATCTGCTTTATCTCCAGATAAAATGGCCTCCGCCTGATCTGGATCGTTGATATGTCCAACTGCTATTGTAATCATACCTGTTTCTTTTCGGATTTTAGCTGCATTTTCTACGTTAAATCCTCTCGGCATATCAATTGGAGCACTTTCCAAATAACCACTTGTGAACGAGTTTCCTCTTGTTACATTAAGAACATCTACTCCATGGGCCTTTGCAAGTTTGCAAAATGCAATTGTATCCTCAATGGTCATTCCACTCTCTACCGAGTCATCTTTTGCAGCAATACGCATAAACAAAGGCATGGATTCAGGTATATTATTTCGAACTTCATCAATACACTCTAACAAGAATCTGGATCGGTTTTCAAAACTACCACCATATTCGTCTTCACGATTATTAAAAGCAGCACTTAAAAATACATGTCCACTATATCCATGTGATGCGTGGATTTCTATAGCATCAAATCCTGCTTCCACAGCTCTTTTTGCTGCTTCTCCATAACATTTCTGTACTTCGTGAATTTTCTCGACTGTAGCTGCTGGGAAAATCGCCTCACAAGGTTCTGCCCCAGAAAGCACACCTACATCAAGAGAAATTTCACTTGGGATGAAGCATTCTGCATTTGGGTCTAACATGGATGCAACCATGCCTCCCTGCCAAAACTGAATTCCAATTTTTCCTCCTGCTTCATGTACTGCATTTGTAAGTTCCTTTAATTTTGGCAGATATTTATCATCTCCAATAGAAATAAAGGATGCAGATGCGGATGGTTCATGAACAGAAGATGCCTCTAAAAAGTTAAGACATAAACCACCTTTTGCACGTGCGACATGATAGTCAATTAACTCCTGTGTTACATAGCGATTCTTTGCAAGCTTAGTTACCATACTCGACATGACAATTCGTCCGTTTAATTCTAGTTCTCTTAATTTAATTGGTGAAAAAATGTTTGAATATTGCATAAGCTCCTCCTATAATGTTATGATATTTATATTGTAGATTATTTAACTATAATGTAACACGATTTGTGTTTTTATAAAATTTACAATATATTGTTCTGTAACATATAGTTACATTTCGTTATATTGTAACTATGAAAAGGGGGCAGATTTAATGATAAAACGAACCAATACACAGGATCTTATTGTTGATTCCTTTCGAGAACTTCTAACAATAAATTCATTTAAGTCCATTTCAGTACAAGATATCTGCGATAACTGCTCTATTTCACGAATGACTTTTTATCGTCATTATCATGACAAATATGAATTGATGAATTGGATATACATTTCTGAAATGGAAGATATTATTCAAAATCGAACATTCTCTAATTGGGATCTTGTTCTTGATACCATGTTAGATATTATCTTGCGAAATTCCGAATACTTCTCTAAAGTAGTTAGCATCGATGGCCAAAATTCATTCGAGGATTTCCTGTTTCGTTATGGTTATGAATACGCGTTAGATTCAATAAAAATGAATAACGATGGTCAGACTTCCTTTATTCTGGATATGGCTGTACAATGTTATTGTTATGGAACAACATCAATGATAATTAATTGGATTAAAGATGGCTATAAAATATCACAAGACGATATGAAAGAAGCTTTAAAATCATGTATTCCTATCGCTTTAACAGGGTACATTTCCTGATTAATTATTTAAAAAAAGCAGGCTCATTGAGTATTGCGTACGAGGCAGACCACCATGTCACAAGGGCATGGGATTTTGAGTCAAGTTTTAAAGTTTTGCTATGGAGTAGCTAGTGGTGAAGTGGGTGTTAACCCTAGTGAGAGAATTGATTTATAAATCAACTAAAAATCTATAATTATATTGAGAACTACATAATGGTTTTAAAACTAAATAGTTTATAGGGGTGATATCATAACGTTAAAAGGAGTACTTATTTATATAAGCTATAATATTTAACATTAAGATATTTTTGCCAATGTATTATATAAGCCATTAAAAATTAAGAGGGTGTATGTATGAATGTAATAGAAATTAAGAATCTCACGAAAAGTTATGGCAAGTCTAGAGGAATCGTAGATGTCAGTTTTAATGTAGAAGAAGGGGAGATTTTTGGCTTTATAGGACCTAATGGGGCAGGTAAATCAACAACGATTAGAACTTTATTGTCTTTAATTTATCCTACTAGTGGAAGTGCAACAATATTTGGAAAAGATTGTATAAAATATGCACCTGAAATTGCTAAGGAAGTAGGGTATTTACCTTCTGAAGTATTTTATTATGACAAGATGAAGATTATTGACTTACTAAAATATTCGGCTAGTTTCTATAAAAAGGATTGCAGCAAAAGAATAAATGAATTGGCAGAAATAATGGATTTAGACTTGAATAAGAGGATTGACGATTTATCTTTTGGAACTAAAAAAAAGGTAGGTATTGTTCAGGGATTGCTCCATGAACCTAAGCTCATTATTCTAGATGAACCTACTAGTGGATTAGATCCCCTAATGCAGCAGAAATTCTTTGACCTCTTGCTAGAAGAGAACGAGAAAGGTGCGACGATTCTTTTGTCTTCCCATATTTTAAGCGAGGTACAAAGGTTATGCAATCGCGTGGCAATCATCAAAGATGGCAAAATTATCAGAATGGAAAAGATAAGTGATTTAACAGAACACAATTATAAGAAGTTTAAACTTGAATTGAAACAGGATATGAATAAAGATTATTTTCAAATTGTAGGTATAAACAATCTAGAGATAGAGAGCAAGAAGGTAAGCTTTCTATTTAAGGGCAATATTAACTTTATGATGAAGAGACTCGCCTATATAGAAATAACGAATATCTTAATCGAGGAGCCAAGCCTTGAAGAAATCTTTCTACACTATTACGAAAAGGAGGTTTGAGGAGAATGAATATCTTTTTTCATGAGTTTAAGGAATATTGGAAATCAATCCTCATTTGGTCCACTTCTATGACTCTCCTTGCTGTATTGTATATTTTTATTTTTAAAGGTCTCGGTGCAGAGATTGAAAGTTTTAAGGCTTTTCTCGATAATATGCCAGATGCAATAAAAAAGGGTTTCAATATATTAATTGACAGCATATCGACCCTTGAAGGATTTTACTCTTTTGTCTTTTCGTTTGTAACATTGTGTGGAGCCATTCAGGCTATGAATCTTGGCTTATCAATGTTGTCTAAAGAAGTTCGGGATAAGACTGCAGATTTTTTAATGACAAAACCAGTAAGTCGTGTGAGTATAATGACGTCTAAGCTGATGGCAGTTTTTTTTGCTTTGGTTCTTACAAATATCGTGTATATTAGTCTTACGATTTTAGCAGCCGTTGTTGTCGTAGGTGAGTTTGACATAAAAGTATTTTTTATGATTTCTCTGACCTTATTCTTTCTCCAATTGATTTTTATGGCCATAGGACTTGTAATCTCAGTTATGAATAGAAAGATAAAATCCGTAATTTCTGTATCTTTAAGTATGGTTTTTGGATTCTATGTAGTAGGTTCTCTTGGTTCTATTATCGGAGAAGAAAAAGTGAGGTATTTTTCACCATTTAGGTATTTTGATACAGCATATATTATCAAAAATGGTACATATGAAGCTGATTTTGTAGTCATTGGGCTACTCTTGTTCTTTGCTGCAACTGGAATTAGTTATTTAATTTATGTTAAAAAAGATATTCACGCAAATTGAGGAGGGGAATTCATGAACGTTTTTATAAGAGAATTAAAGTTTCATAGAAAATCACTTATCATGTGGAGTATTGCTATTTTCTTTATGATTGTCTCCTCCATTGGTAAATTTACAGCGTATGCAGAAACAGGGCAATCTATGAATGAGTTACTATCCCAAATCCCAAGTTCAATTAAAGCCGTGTTAGGGATGGGTAATTTTGACTTGACAAAACTGAGTGGATTTTATGGAATGTTATATCTGTATCTACTATTATTGGCTACAGTACATGCTTCTTTGCTTGGCGCCACCATCATTTCTAAAGAAGAAAGGGATAAGACAACGGAATTTTTAATGGTAAAACCGATCTCAAGAGTGGGCATCATTACAGCAAAAATTTTTGCTGCTTTATTTAATATTGTCGTATTCAACCTTATTACACTAATCTTTTCAATTACCTTAATGGGAAAATACGCTCAGGGAGAAAATATAACAAGTGAAATATGTGTATTAATGCTTGGCATGTTTATCTTACAGCTGATGTTCTTGTTCATAGGGACAGCAACAGCGGCTGTAAGCAGACGTCCAAAAAAAGCTGCTTCAGCTTCTACGACTGTTTTACTGATTTGTTTTATCATTTCGTCTGTAATCAATATGAATAGTAAACTTGAACCTTTAAAGTACATTACACCCTTCGAATATTTTAAGGCAGATAAGCTATTAAATGGAGGAGGATTTGAGCCCATATTTCTTTTTTTGTCTTTTGTAATCATAGCTGTGCTTATGTTTATAAGCTATGTATTTTATAAAAAAAGGGATTTGAATATTTAAATCTTGTTATAGATACAGCTAGTTAAATGAAAATTGCGAACAATTGCTGCACTATTGTTTAACCGTGTCTAACTATTGATTGACAACAAGGCATATGGGGACGGTGACCATTATCACCTAAAATATGGATAATGATTATTATACATATAATTAGGCGATGATATGAAAAAGCTTGAAATAGAATGCATAGGACAGATAACTGGAGAACAGAGGATAGTTTTTATTAAAAGCTTAAAAGCTTAAAAGCCAAGGGGATAACGAATCGTCAGATAATGAGTATTACAGGGCTACCTAAAAGTAAAGTAATTGGAATATAATGGACGAAAAAGTCACCGTACTCTTATGCCTGCTAATTTAGATCTTTGCATAAGATACATCGGTAAGAAGTATCAATCAGAAGAAATTATTTTTAATTAAAATTTTTTGGTATGGTCTTACAAATATATTAGAAGAGTGGATAGATAATAAAATTGATATGAATCCCGAAACACTGGTAAAGTATGTCTGTAAGTGTTTCCCAAGAGAATTAGAACCATATATTTTAAGGATTTATAATATAAGAAAATATTGAGTGCGGCTATTTGAATGTGTTTTCTTATAGGATATAATAATATGCAAGATTATTTTAAAATATTGTAATATATGGTAAAAATATAATAAGATAAAAATAATAGAAAATTGAGAACTGTCCCCAAAAAACATGTTTCTAATTACTTCATTGGGTTGAGTCATAATAATGGCTTTACGAGCTAAAGTAACTGCTAAATTATAGCATTACTCAGGTGTATCTGTTTTTAAGGTAGGTAGCCATTCTGACATACTATCTCACCTCCATAATCCATATTATGAAAAAATAGATGAGTTGTACTAGCTAATTAATATTAATGATATTTGTTCATTTTACATATGACATTCGTTTAATTCTAATGTAATATAAGTTTATAATATAATAAGAGATAAAGTTGATAAAAGGAGAATAGCATGAATAATAGGTATACAGATTTAAATTCAAATATTATAGATCAATGGGTAGGTCAGAATTGGGAATGGGGGGTACCGGTCTCTCATGAAACTTATGTAAAAGCATTGCAAGGGAATTGGGATGTGGTTCTTACACCCTTAAAACCAGTGCCTAAAGAGTGGTTTCCTAGTTTTGAGGATTGTAGGATCTTAGGACTTGCATCGGGAGGTGGACAGCAGATGCCGATTTTTTCAGCTTTGGGGGCTATGTGTACTGTTATGGATTATTCACAGAAACAGCTTGATAGTGAAGCAATGGTAGCTAATCGAGAGGGCTATTCAATTAATATGGTAAAAGGGGATATGACGGAGAGGTTTCCTTTTGAAGATGAGTCCTTTGACATGATATTCCATCCAGTGTCCAACTGTTATATTGAAGATGTTTACCATGTATGGAATGAATGCTATCGAGTATTAAAAAAAGGAGGGTTATTAATCGCAGGAATGGATAATGGCATGAACTATATATTCGATGATGAAGAAACAACATTAACTAATAAACTCCCATTTAATCCTCTTAAAAATAGGGAACTATATAATATATGCATAAATAACGATTATGGCATACAATTTTCTCATACCATTGAAGAACAAATTGGAGGTCAGTTAAAAGCAGGATTTCAAATAACTGATTTATACGAAGATACAAACGGAGATGGGAAATTACACGAGTACAATGTCCCTACTTATATGGCAACAAGAGCAATAAAAAAGGGAAACGACTAGGTATTTGCGGAATGAAGTAAATACTGTTGTAAATATATAGGAAACTCATAATTAAAGAATTTTCTGACCAATAAGGGATATGTAATTATGTATAAGAATTACTGTAAAATTAATTCTGGATCGATAAGAGAAACAGTTCAAAAAATGACTCACTATCTTTGCAACATAGTGAGTCAAAAATGATAATCAACAAGCTGTTTTTGTACTGTAACAATCTTAACAAATCAGATTTAGTGTACTATTTTAAAGTCGTAATATCTGCTAGGAAAAACGGAACGATCTTATAGAGATCATCTGGATTCAACTCTACCTGATACCCAATTCTACCACCGCTAAAGATAATTGTTTTGTGCCCTGCGGCGCTTTCATCTATTACGGTAACAAATCGCTTTTTCATACCTATAGGTGAACACCCACCGTGAATATATCCTGTAAGTGGTAGCAAGTCTTTTGTTTTTATCATTTCAACGGATTTCTCATTAACTGCTTTTGCTGCTTTTCTTAAATCCAGCTCTTTAGTTACAGGAACAACAAAAACATAATGCTGGCTAGATTTTCCAACTGTAACAAGTGTTTTGAATACCTGTTCAGGGTTTTGATTTAGCGCGAAAGCCACATCAAGGCCACTTACAGCACCAGTATCATTATAGTAATGGTGTTGATAAGGAATCTTTCCCTGCTCTAATAATCTCATAACATTGGTTTTTGAATCTATTGTTTTCTCTTTCTTTTTACTCAATTGAATCACCTTGCTTTAAATTTCTCTATATCATTTTATAGAATTATTAATATTTAAAATCTGAAGTTCTTTTGCTAATATCATACCATAAAACCTTTTTATCGTCAGAGATGTGCAAGGATATTATAAAGATATTGTAATTTATTATGGAATATATGATAAGATGAAAATAATTAAAAGTTGAGAACGGTCCCTTATGGGTGTACAAAATGTATTGCTTGCTTG includes:
- the ybaK gene encoding Cys-tRNA(Pro) deacylase, encoding MRLLEQGKIPYQHHYYNDTGAVSGLDVAFALNQNPEQVFKTLVTVGKSSQHYVFVVPVTKELDLRKAAKAVNEKSVEMIKTKDLLPLTGYIHGGCSPIGMKKRFVTVIDESAAGHKTIIFSGGRIGYQVELNPDDLYKIVPFFLADITTLK
- a CDS encoding ABC transporter ATP-binding protein, encoding MNVIEIKNLTKSYGKSRGIVDVSFNVEEGEIFGFIGPNGAGKSTTIRTLLSLIYPTSGSATIFGKDCIKYAPEIAKEVGYLPSEVFYYDKMKIIDLLKYSASFYKKDCSKRINELAEIMDLDLNKRIDDLSFGTKKKVGIVQGLLHEPKLIILDEPTSGLDPLMQQKFFDLLLEENEKGATILLSSHILSEVQRLCNRVAIIKDGKIIRMEKISDLTEHNYKKFKLELKQDMNKDYFQIVGINNLEIESKKVSFLFKGNINFMMKRLAYIEITNILIEEPSLEEIFLHYYEKEV
- a CDS encoding ABC transporter permease subunit, with the protein product MNVFIRELKFHRKSLIMWSIAIFFMIVSSIGKFTAYAETGQSMNELLSQIPSSIKAVLGMGNFDLTKLSGFYGMLYLYLLLLATVHASLLGATIISKEERDKTTEFLMVKPISRVGIITAKIFAALFNIVVFNLITLIFSITLMGKYAQGENITSEICVLMLGMFILQLMFLFIGTATAAVSRRPKKAASASTTVLLICFIISSVINMNSKLEPLKYITPFEYFKADKLLNGGGFEPIFLFLSFVIIAVLMFISYVFYKKRDLNI
- a CDS encoding NAD(P)/FAD-dependent oxidoreductase, coding for MQYSNIFSPIKLRELELNGRIVMSSMVTKLAKNRYVTQELIDYHVARAKGGLCLNFLEASSVHEPSASASFISIGDDKYLPKLKELTNAVHEAGGKIGIQFWQGGMVASMLDPNAECFIPSEISLDVGVLSGAEPCEAIFPAATVEKIHEVQKCYGEAAKRAVEAGFDAIEIHASHGYSGHVFLSAAFNNREDEYGGSFENRSRFLLECIDEVRNNIPESMPLFMRIAAKDDSVESGMTIEDTIAFCKLAKAHGVDVLNVTRGNSFTSGYLESAPIDMPRGFNVENAAKIRKETGMITIAVGHINDPDQAEAILSGDKADLVVMSRSQLADSCFCNKVRKGRVDDIVRCVGCNQGCNDIVATLNPEHITCLMNPAVCREKDFEMKEVLDKKKVLIVGGGIAGIVAAELLYKRGAQVTLIEKSNMLGGQFVMAGKAPRKAEFITAIESRARQIQRVGVKVCCNTTLTEDLLNEIKPNEIIFAVGASPIIPNIPGNNRHNVYKFDDILNGYILPEGKVAVIGGGLVGLEVSEYLKSRNREVTVIEMLEEVGAGLGSARRIMTMPEFENVDIHINTKCIEIINTDITVEVNGEQTSIPADSVVFAIGSRSNDLTSEKELCDKYNISYHVIGDANKVRRAIDAVAEAANVVLGMK
- a CDS encoding electron transfer flavoprotein subunit beta/FixA family protein — protein: MDIIVCMKLVPNTAHMTFNPKTMRLERYGILSLINPADIDALECALNMKKDYGGTVTILTMGIASASECVEKGIAAGADEGYLITDSAFSGSDTYATAMVLSAAVRWLQQKNEKRYDLILCGSVTVDGETGQTGAELAEQLNWAQISCASDLRQIGDKLWAKQETEEETLWLESDQPTLVTIEPKYGKGLRPVDIEKLRQLEKEGVPKLTLEELEPWLDCSAIGAHGSPTKIARSYVPFTDRKQIVISSGSDSEKAQALLELLKQENCEVTYE
- a CDS encoding ABC transporter permease subunit — protein: MNIFFHEFKEYWKSILIWSTSMTLLAVLYIFIFKGLGAEIESFKAFLDNMPDAIKKGFNILIDSISTLEGFYSFVFSFVTLCGAIQAMNLGLSMLSKEVRDKTADFLMTKPVSRVSIMTSKLMAVFFALVLTNIVYISLTILAAVVVVGEFDIKVFFMISLTLFFLQLIFMAIGLVISVMNRKIKSVISVSLSMVFGFYVVGSLGSIIGEEKVRYFSPFRYFDTAYIIKNGTYEADFVVIGLLLFFAATGISYLIYVKKDIHAN
- a CDS encoding class I SAM-dependent methyltransferase, with the protein product MNNRYTDLNSNIIDQWVGQNWEWGVPVSHETYVKALQGNWDVVLTPLKPVPKEWFPSFEDCRILGLASGGGQQMPIFSALGAMCTVMDYSQKQLDSEAMVANREGYSINMVKGDMTERFPFEDESFDMIFHPVSNCYIEDVYHVWNECYRVLKKGGLLIAGMDNGMNYIFDDEETTLTNKLPFNPLKNRELYNICINNDYGIQFSHTIEEQIGGQLKAGFQITDLYEDTNGDGKLHEYNVPTYMATRAIKKGND
- a CDS encoding TetR/AcrR family transcriptional regulator C-terminal domain-containing protein, with product MIKRTNTQDLIVDSFRELLTINSFKSISVQDICDNCSISRMTFYRHYHDKYELMNWIYISEMEDIIQNRTFSNWDLVLDTMLDIILRNSEYFSKVVSIDGQNSFEDFLFRYGYEYALDSIKMNNDGQTSFILDMAVQCYCYGTTSMIINWIKDGYKISQDDMKEALKSCIPIALTGYIS
- a CDS encoding electron transfer flavoprotein subunit alpha/FixB family protein; this translates as MSNISVFMEVHNGQLRNVSLELLTAGHQLAADAHEELVAVVVGNQNDAVIEQLVQYPVDRVVSLEHFSYENYATEFYTDALYAYICQYQPQCVLFGATFLAKDLAPRLAARCKTGLTAECTSVSYEQDTGKILWSRAGFGGKMMADIVCPDRLPQMGTIREGVYKKIKKATGHSAKIVRWDMAEKIKLERVRLLQKTAKILSKQQIADEPEIVVGLGRGVRTLDRIDMMMDFADALDAELGASRGACELRLLPEKFVIGQNGRNLHPKIYIACGISGAAQHMAGISGADCIIAINSDPNAPIFKVADYGICGDLHSIIPAFLKLI